In a single window of the Deinococcus yavapaiensis KR-236 genome:
- a CDS encoding MFS transporter: protein MTAACVRATSLLFLLNGVMFSSWIVQVAEVKAKFGFTDLELSVALLAVVGGSVLALPLATRLTDRVSLARLALASALGGAAALALVAVAPSLAVLAGVLGAFGLFFGTLDLVLNAQGVRLEQQTSRALLSMLHGSYSLGCVVGALLGAWQLAFHVGMAAHLAAVAVAVATIAAVATRFLDGRLRDEATIGEASALPESANLVRRALWALGGLAFLAALIEGAAGDWAGVYVREHVADLGSVTALTFGAFAVTMTCGRGLGHVFENRFGRLAVGRFGAVVAASGLALALLVPRPLPVMLGFALLGLGVSVLAPLAFSAVGSLVGSNAAGALARVTALFYVGYLVGPPVIGAVAHASSIRLALVLVVACAVLAAILAFALGPRASRRPRWSNALE, encoded by the coding sequence GTGACCGCCGCTTGCGTTCGCGCGACGAGCTTGTTGTTCCTGCTCAACGGCGTCATGTTCTCGTCGTGGATCGTGCAGGTCGCCGAGGTCAAGGCGAAGTTCGGCTTCACCGACCTCGAGCTGAGCGTCGCCCTGCTCGCCGTGGTCGGCGGCAGCGTTCTCGCGCTGCCGCTCGCGACGCGCCTCACGGACCGGGTTTCCTTGGCGCGCCTCGCGCTCGCCTCGGCGCTCGGCGGCGCCGCTGCACTCGCCCTCGTCGCCGTCGCGCCGAGCTTGGCAGTCCTCGCGGGTGTCCTCGGTGCCTTCGGGTTGTTCTTCGGAACGCTCGACCTCGTCCTCAACGCGCAAGGCGTGCGGCTGGAACAGCAGACGTCTCGGGCCTTGCTGTCGATGCTGCACGGTTCGTACAGCCTCGGGTGCGTCGTGGGCGCCTTGCTCGGCGCGTGGCAACTCGCGTTCCACGTCGGCATGGCGGCGCACCTCGCCGCCGTCGCCGTCGCCGTCGCCACGATCGCCGCCGTCGCCACGCGCTTCCTGGACGGGCGGTTGCGCGACGAAGCGACGATCGGTGAAGCGAGCGCTTTGCCGGAAAGCGCCAACCTCGTGCGACGCGCGCTGTGGGCGCTTGGAGGGCTGGCGTTCCTCGCCGCGCTCATCGAAGGCGCGGCGGGTGACTGGGCGGGCGTTTACGTTCGCGAGCACGTTGCGGATTTGGGCAGCGTGACCGCCTTGACGTTCGGGGCGTTCGCGGTGACCATGACGTGCGGTCGCGGCCTCGGACACGTCTTCGAGAATCGCTTCGGGCGCCTCGCCGTCGGGCGTTTCGGCGCGGTCGTCGCCGCGAGCGGACTCGCGCTCGCCTTGCTCGTTCCGCGTCCCCTTCCCGTGATGCTGGGGTTCGCGCTGCTCGGACTCGGCGTGTCCGTCCTCGCGCCGCTCGCGTTCAGCGCGGTGGGCAGCCTCGTCGGCTCGAACGCGGCGGGCGCCCTCGCGCGCGTCACCGCGCTGTTCTACGTCGGTTACCTCGTCGGGCCGCCCGTCATCGGCGCGGTCGCGCACGCGTCGTCCATTCGGCTCGCGCTCGTTTTGGTCGTCGCGTGCGCCGTCCTCGCGGCGATCTTGGCCTTCGCACTCGGGCCTCGCGCGTCCCGCCGACCTCGCTGGTCGAACGCCTTGGAGTGA